The Halorubrum salinarum genome segment TCGCGCCCGTGGGTGGCGACCGACGACTCGTCGGGGTCGAGGGTCGCGCGGGTGTCGACGATCCGGAAGTCGTGTTCGAGCCCGAGCATGCCGCTCTCTACCGGCCCGTCTCGGGCGACCCGCATGTGCCTGTCGGTCGCACGGCGGAGACCGCCCCCGCGCCCCGACCGGGACGGCGACGCACACCGGACGAACGCTGAAGTGACCGTCCGCCGTCGCGGATCGACATGGAGCTCGTGGCAGCCGACGAGGACGACCTCGACGCGCTCGTCGAGCGATGGTACGACCTCGCGACGGCGATGGAGTCGCACTCGACGCTGAACGAAATCGTCTATCCGGACGCGGAGGCGGTCCCCGACGACGGGTTCCGCGCGCACCTCGACGACCCCTCCGTGACCGACTACCTCGTGGTCGTCGACGGCGAGACGGTCGGGTTCGTCACCCTCGAAGCGGGCGAGCGCCCCTCCCGGGAACGGGGGCGGTACCTCGACGTGGTGAACCTCGAAATCGACCCGGGCCGCCGGAACGAGGGGCACGGCAGCGCGGTCCTCGAGCGGGTGGAGGCGATGGCCCGCGAGGAGGATCGCGACTACCTCACCGTCTCCTGCGAGTGGGGCAACGACGGCGCGCGGCGGTTCTACCGCGACGCGGGCTTCGAGCCCAAGCAGGTGACGTACGCGCGCTCGCTGGAGTGATCAGCGGGCGGCGCCCACCACCGGCGACGCCCCCGGCCGATGACGCTCGCTCCCCGAGGTCGCTACGGCCCGGCCGTCGAGACGATCTTGACCACGTCGCCCTCGGTCAGCTCGTGGCCCTCGCCGATCCGGCGCGAGGCGCGCGCGTCGACCGCGTGGAGGTATCCCTCGCCGATGTCGGAGTGGACCGCGTACGCGAGGTCGCGCGGAGTCGAGCCCGCGGGCAGCAGGAAGGCGTCGGGGAGGACGTTGCCCGTCCCGTCCGTCCACTTGCCGGCGTCCTGGACCGGGTAGGCCGTGATCCGGTCGAGCAGGTCGTAGACGGCCGCGTTCAGCGCGGTCTGGACCCCCGTCCCGCCATGGGCCGCCATCGACTCGCGGAGCGCGTCGAGGCCGGCGCGCTGGTCGTCGGAGACCTCGCCGGTGATGGCGAACGCCTCGTCGCCCGGATCGTAGTCGACGATCCCGGCCTCCGCGGCGCGGCGCA includes the following:
- a CDS encoding GNAT family N-acetyltransferase; protein product: MELVAADEDDLDALVERWYDLATAMESHSTLNEIVYPDAEAVPDDGFRAHLDDPSVTDYLVVVDGETVGFVTLEAGERPSRERGRYLDVVNLEIDPGRRNEGHGSAVLERVEAMAREEDRDYLTVSCEWGNDGARRFYRDAGFEPKQVTYARSLE